A portion of the Sorghum bicolor chloroplast, complete genome genome contains these proteins:
- the rps15 gene encoding ribosomal protein S15 yields MVKEEKQENRGSVEFQVFSFTNKIRRLASHLELHKKDFSSERGLRRLLGKRQRLLAYLAKKNRVRYKKLISQLDIREK; encoded by the coding sequence ATGGTTAAAGAAGAAAAACAAGAAAACAGGGGTTCTGTTGAATTTCAAGTATTCAGTTTCACCAATAAGATACGGAGACTTGCTTCACATTTAGAATTACACAAAAAAGATTTTTCATCGGAAAGAGGTCTACGAAGACTTTTGGGAAAACGTCAACGTTTGCTGGCTTATTTGGCAAAGAAAAATAGAGTACGTTATAAGAAATTAATCAGTCAGTTGGATATTCGGGAGAAGTAA
- the ndhF gene encoding NADH dehydrogenase subunit 5 yields MEHTYQYAWVIPLLPLPVIMSMGFGLFLIPTATKNLRRIWAFPSILLLSIAMVFSLHLSIQQINGSSIYQYLWSWTINNDFSLEFGYLVDPLTSIMLILITTVGILVLIYSDDYMSHDEGYLRFFVYISFFNTSMLGLVTSSNLIQIYFFWELVGMCSYLLIGFWFTRPIAASACQKAFVTNRVGDFGLLLGILGFFWITGSLEFRDLFKIANNWIPNNGINSLLTTLCAFLLFLGAVAKSAQFPLHVWLPDAMEGPTPISALIHAATMVAAGIFLLARLLPLFISLPLIMSFISLVGTITLFLGATLALAQRDIKRSLAYSTMSQLGYMMLALGIGSYQAALFHLITHAYSKALLFLGSGSVIHSMEPLVGYSPDKSQNMVLMGGLRKYVPITRTTFLCGTLSLCGIPPLACFWSKDEILSNSWLYSPFFGIIASFTAGLTAFYMFRIYLLTFDGYLRVNFQNYSSTKEGSLYSISLWGKSISKGVNRDFVLSTMKSGVSFFSQNIPKIPANTRNKIGSFSTPFGAKKTFVYPHETGNTMLFPLLILLLFTLFIGSIGIPFDNGVKDNRILELTILSKWLTPSINLFQENSNSSINSYEFLTNAISSVSLAIFGLFIAYIFYGSAYSFFQNLNFQNSLVKKNPKKSFLDEVKKKIYSWSYNRGYIDFFYTRVFILGIRRLAELTHFFDKGVIDGIINGVGLAGFCIGEEIKYVGGGRISSYLFFFLCYVSLFLFFIP; encoded by the coding sequence ATGGAACATACATATCAATATGCCTGGGTAATTCCTCTTCTCCCACTTCCAGTTATTATGTCAATGGGATTTGGACTTTTTCTTATTCCCACAGCAACAAAAAATCTTCGTCGCATATGGGCTTTTCCTAGTATTTTACTCTTAAGTATAGCTATGGTATTCTCACTTCACCTGTCTATTCAACAAATAAATGGAAGTTCTATCTATCAATATCTATGGTCTTGGACCATCAATAATGATTTTTCCTTAGAATTTGGATACTTGGTCGACCCCCTTACGTCTATTATGTTAATACTAATTACTACTGTAGGAATCTTAGTTCTTATTTATAGTGACGATTATATGTCTCACGATGAAGGATATTTGAGATTTTTTGTTTATATAAGTTTTTTTAATACTTCCATGTTGGGATTGGTTACTAGTTCCAATTTGATACAAATTTATTTTTTTTGGGAACTTGTCGGAATGTGTTCCTATTTATTGATAGGCTTTTGGTTTACGCGGCCAATTGCAGCGAGTGCTTGTCAAAAAGCTTTTGTAACTAATCGTGTAGGGGATTTTGGTCTGTTATTAGGAATTTTAGGTTTTTTTTGGATAACGGGTAGTTTGGAGTTTCGGGATTTGTTCAAAATAGCTAATAACTGGATTCCTAATAATGGGATTAATTCCTTACTTACTACTTTGTGTGCTTTTTTATTATTCCTTGGTGCAGTTGCAAAATCTGCACAATTTCCTCTTCACGTATGGTTACCTGATGCTATGGAAGGACCCACTCCCATTTCGGCTCTTATACACGCAGCAACTATGGTTGCTGCGGGGATTTTTCTTCTAGCTAGACTTCTTCCTCTTTTCATATCCCTACCCTTGATAATGAGTTTCATTTCTTTAGTAGGTACAATAACACTCTTCTTAGGAGCCACTTTAGCTCTTGCTCAGAGAGATATTAAAAGAAGCTTAGCCTATTCTACAATGTCTCAATTGGGTTATATGATGTTAGCTCTAGGTATAGGTTCTTATCAAGCTGCTTTATTCCATTTGATCACTCATGCTTATTCGAAAGCTTTATTGTTCTTAGGATCCGGATCCGTTATTCATTCAATGGAACCTCTTGTTGGATATTCACCAGATAAAAGTCAGAATATGGTTCTTATGGGTGGTTTAAGAAAATACGTTCCAATTACAAGAACTACTTTTTTATGTGGTACACTTTCTCTTTGCGGTATTCCACCTCTTGCTTGCTTCTGGTCCAAAGATGAAATACTTAGTAATAGTTGGTTGTATTCACCCTTTTTTGGAATAATAGCCTCTTTTACTGCAGGATTAACTGCATTTTATATGTTTCGGATATATTTACTTACTTTTGATGGGTATTTGCGTGTTAATTTTCAAAATTACAGTAGTACTAAAGAAGGTTCGTTGTATTCAATATCCTTATGGGGAAAAAGTATATCCAAAGGAGTCAATAGGGATTTTGTTTTATCAACAATGAAGAGTGGAGTTTCTTTTTTTTCACAAAATATACCCAAAATTCCTGCTAATACAAGAAATAAGATAGGATCCTTTAGTACTCCCTTTGGGGCTAAAAAAACTTTTGTCTATCCTCATGAAACGGGAAATACTATGCTATTTCCTCTTCTTATATTACTACTTTTTACTTTGTTCATTGGATCCATAGGAATCCCTTTTGATAATGGAGTAAAAGATAATAGAATATTGGAGTTAACCATATTATCAAAGTGGCTAACTCCTTCAATAAACTTGTTCCAAGAAAATTCTAATTCTTCCATAAATTCATATGAATTTCTCACTAATGCAATTTCTTCTGTAAGTTTAGCAATTTTTGGTCTATTCATAGCATATATCTTTTATGGATCCGCTTATTCTTTTTTTCAGAATTTGAATTTTCAAAATTCCCTTGTAAAAAAGAATCCAAAAAAGAGCTTTTTGGATGAAGTAAAAAAAAAGATATACAGCTGGTCATATAATCGTGGTTATATAGATTTTTTCTATACTAGGGTTTTTATCCTAGGTATAAGAAGATTAGCTGAACTAACGCATTTTTTTGATAAAGGTGTCATTGATGGAATTATCAATGGAGTAGGTCTTGCTGGTTTTTGTATAGGAGAAGAAATCAAATATGTAGGGGGAGGGCGAATATCGTCTTATCTATTCTTTTTTTTATGTTACGTATCCTTGTTCTTATTCTTTATTCCATGA